The following coding sequences are from one Loxodonta africana isolate mLoxAfr1 chromosome 18, mLoxAfr1.hap2, whole genome shotgun sequence window:
- the LOC100654440 gene encoding zinc finger protein 18-like produces MMPVDLGKPLVLLPPLAKAEDPPFPGPDAAPQGDVSGPETARQLFRQFRYQVMSGPQETLKQLRKLCFQWLQPEVHTKEQILELLMLEQFLTILPGEIQTWVRKQCPGSGEEAVTLVESLKGDPRRLWQWISIQVLGQEIFSEKTESPSCQVGEAESHHDVVLQELGLQNSASEPAEQPNHIVKEESDAEQELVMAASQLLTRPEERLVRDQDLGASLLQTSSQEQWRHLDSTQKEHYWDLMLETYGKMVSGGDRQESDKENLNLENYRNQEPPDAYNDILGEAPPQASLSGFFSEDEPSRFGEGEHLPEAQGNLQEAGGGEQLSPQERSSGKQLGQHLPNPHPGDLSLLWLEEKPEAPQKGQLRAPMAQKLPTCRECGKTFYRNSQLIFHQRTHTGEKYFQCHTCKKAFLRSSDFVKHQRIHTGEKPCKCDYCGKGFSDFSGLRHHEKIHTGEKPYKCLICEKSFIQRSNFNRHQRVHTGEKPYKCSRCGKSFSWSSSLDKHQRSHLGKKPFQ; encoded by the exons ATGATGCCGGTTGACCTGGGGAAGCCCCTAGTCCTGCTGCCACCACTGGCAAAGGCTGAGGACCCCCCATTCCCTGGACCAGATGCTGCCCCTCAAGGGGATGTCTCCGGCCCTGAAACTGCCCGGCAGCTTTTTAGGCAGTTTCGGTACCAGGTGATGTCTGGGCCCCAGGAGACCCTGAAACAGCTTCGGAAGCTGTGTTTCCAGTGGCTGCAGCCAGAGGTTCACACCAAGGAGCAGATCCTGGAGCTCCTCATGTTGGAGCAGTTCCTGACCATCCTGCCCGGGGAGATCCAGACGTGGGTGCGGAAACAGTGTCCAGGCAGCGGAGAGGAGGCAGTGACCCTGGTAGAGAGCTTGAAGGGAGACCCCCGGAGACTGTGGCAGTGG ATCAGCATCCAAGTTCTAGGACAGGAAATCTTCTCAGAGAAGACGGAATCTCCAAGCTGCCAAGTGGGGGAGGCTGAGTCCCATCATGACGTGGTGCTTCAGGAGCTGGGACTTCAGAATTCAGCCTCAGAGCCTGCTGAGCAACCAAACCACATTGTGAAAGAGGAATCTGACGCTGAGCAAGAGCTAG TGATGGCTGCCTCCCAGCTTCTTACCCGACCTGAGGAAAGACTTGTCAGAGACCAGGACCTTGGAGCCTCACTTCTCCAAACATCGTCTCAG gAGCAGTGGAGGCACCTGGATTCTACTCAAAAGGAACACTACTGGGATCTCATGCTGGAGACCTATGGGAAAATGGTCTCAGGAG GAGATAGGCAGGAGAGTGACAAAGAGAACCTAAACTTGGAAAACTATAGGAACCAGGAACCTCCAGATGCCTACAATGATATCTTAGGAGAGGCCCCTCCTCAGGCTTCCCTAAGTGGCTTCTTCAGTGAGGATGAGCCAAGTCGCTTTGGAGAAGGAGAGCATCTCCCTGAGGCACAGGGAAACCTCCAAGAAGCAGGGGGAGGGGAACAGCTGTCTCCTCAGGAAAGGAGTTCTGGGAAACAGCTAGGCCAACATTTGCCAAATCCTCACCCAGGAGACCTGTCTTTACTGTGGCTCGAGGAGAAGCCAGAGGCCCCCCAGAAAGGTCAGCTGAGAGCCCCCATGGCCCAGAAGCTCCCTACCTGCAGGGAGTGTGGAAAAACTTTTTACAGGAATTCTCAGCTTATTTTTCACCAGAGAACTCACACAGGAGAGAAGTATTTTCAGTGTCATACCTGCAAAAAAGCCTTTCTGCGGAGTTCAGACTTTGTGAAGCATCAGAGAATCCACACAGGAGAGAAGCCTTGCAAGTGCGATTACTGTGGGAAAGGCTTCAGTGACTTCTCTGGATTGCGCCACCATGAGAAAATCCACACGGGAGAGAAACCATATAAATGTCTCATCTGTGAGAAAAGTTTCATTCAGAGGTCAAACTTTAATAGACATCAGAGGGtccacacaggagagaaaccttataaatGCTCCCGCTGTGGGAAAAGTTTCAGCTGGAGCTCGAGCCTTGATAAACATCAAAGATCCCACTTGGGGAAGAAACCCTTTCAATAG